The window ATCAAAGTGCGACTGACCAGTGGCTTAGTAGGCCGGGTAAAGGAAATCTGCTGACAAGCTTGAAATAATCTCAATACAAAAACTATGAAAATTCGACCACTCACTGCTGAAAACAGTGACAAAGTTAGCGCCTTGCTCAGCCAGGCCTTTCCAAACAGCAGATACGAAGATCGTCTCGTTCATAACCTACGGAAAAATTGCCGTAAAACGTATGAATGGGTCTGTATCCATAAAAATATGTTCATCGCCTATATAGCTTTCTCTACGGCTTATAATGGTGATACCCCTTGCGGATTTCACCTGGCGCCGGTAGCGGTTAATCCGCAATATCAGAATCAGGGAGTTGGATCAGAACTGATCCGTTTTGCCCTACGCCAGAAAGAGTTGCGAGACAC of the Desulfosediminicola ganghwensis genome contains:
- a CDS encoding GNAT family N-acetyltransferase; translated protein: MKIRPLTAENSDKVSALLSQAFPNSRYEDRLVHNLRKNCRKTYEWVCIHKNMFIAYIAFSTAYNGDTPCGFHLAPVAVNPQYQNQGVGSELIRFALRQKELRDTTIYVLGDPAYYQRFGFAPVDQPVCPFARKKDHFMAKGEKVTEEFTIGYEPEFLNS